Proteins from a genomic interval of Flammeovirgaceae bacterium SG7u.111:
- a CDS encoding LysR family transcriptional regulator: MSYQIELRHLKYFKTLAEELNYRKASERLFIAQPGLSRQIKQMEEILDAQLFERTKRSVKLTPAGTYLKTEVDYLFNRLEFAKKQTSLIHKGDSGEVRIGFVGSAIHHVLPELILRINSQFPDIHTSLQELANLQQIELLLKDKLDLGFVRISSFPKGLQSKVVHEDSFSVVLPAAHPMTAQKFEHIGQLKDEKFILFSSDYSNEYYNMVTSICQDQGFDPVVSHESVHAFTIFKLVENGLGIAIVPTTLIEGYQLRIKAIELVDIPQRTKLSAIWKTDNHNASLQNALDFLFEGQTFL, encoded by the coding sequence ATGAGTTATCAGATAGAACTTAGGCACCTCAAATATTTTAAGACCTTGGCAGAGGAATTGAACTACCGAAAAGCATCGGAAAGGCTGTTCATAGCGCAGCCGGGATTGAGCCGACAGATAAAGCAAATGGAGGAAATACTTGATGCGCAACTGTTCGAAAGAACCAAGCGATCAGTAAAGCTGACACCAGCAGGTACGTACTTAAAAACGGAGGTCGATTACCTATTCAACCGCTTGGAGTTTGCCAAAAAGCAGACCTCATTAATTCATAAGGGAGACTCTGGGGAAGTAAGGATTGGCTTTGTAGGCTCTGCCATCCATCATGTGTTGCCCGAGCTTATCCTGCGGATCAATAGCCAATTTCCCGATATCCACACCTCGCTGCAAGAGCTTGCCAACCTACAGCAAATAGAGCTATTACTCAAGGACAAACTAGACTTGGGTTTTGTGCGGATTTCTTCTTTCCCCAAAGGGCTGCAATCGAAAGTGGTGCATGAGGATTCGTTTTCGGTAGTGCTGCCCGCTGCACATCCTATGACTGCCCAGAAGTTTGAGCACATTGGGCAGCTCAAAGACGAGAAGTTTATCCTGTTTTCCAGCGACTATAGCAATGAATACTACAACATGGTAACAAGTATTTGCCAAGACCAAGGCTTCGACCCCGTAGTTTCCCACGAGTCGGTGCATGCTTTCACTATTTTCAAACTGGTGGAAAACGGCTTGGGCATCGCCATTGTCCCCACTACCCTGATAGAAGGCTACCAGCTCCGCATCAAAGCCATAGAGCTTGTGGATATCCCGCAGCGCACAAAGCTCTCCGCCATCTGGAAAACCGATAACCACAACGCCTCGCTACAGAATGCTTTGGACTTTTTGTTTGAGGGGCAAACTTTCTTATAG
- the hutH gene encoding histidine ammonia-lyase: MQPPFEYGSQRLTSGIALKIARGTLAGVITPAVASRVQASYNHVKQIAAGEQAVYGINTGFGPLCTTRVSATDLTRLQSNILKSHAVGVGKPLEAEVVKLMIILKIHALAQGYSGIALATLERMQWLVENEVLPLVPSQGSVGASGDLAPLSHLFLPLIGLGMVTFEGKTVEAKEVLAKFGLQPIELSPKEGLALINGTQFIAAHAVKVVERLHTLMMCADITGAMMIEGLKASVKPFTQVLHELRPFPANQYVAGSIRQLLQGSEILASHAGCARVQDPYSLRCIPQVHGASITSWLHLKEAVEIELNSVTDNPVIIDRANTISGGNFHGQPLALPIDYACLAASEIGNISDRRVYLALEGDTPGVPKLLMKETGTNSGFMIVQYTSAALASENKGLCFPASADSIPTSLGQEDHVSMGSIGARKALRVIENTERIVGIELMCAAQAMDYHRPLQSGKIMEAVHAHVRSKIPHIEEDQLMSGFLEAAVEMVRNGELPKIVQSVAAQEQIDFEIPHVSIYEEY, from the coding sequence ATGCAACCACCCTTTGAATACGGAAGTCAGCGTTTGACCTCGGGCATCGCACTTAAAATTGCCCGAGGAACGCTCGCTGGCGTAATTACGCCGGCAGTAGCCTCACGTGTGCAGGCTAGCTACAATCATGTAAAGCAAATTGCGGCAGGCGAACAGGCTGTTTATGGTATCAATACAGGTTTTGGCCCGCTTTGTACCACCCGTGTTTCTGCTACCGATCTTACCCGTTTGCAAAGTAATATTCTAAAGAGCCATGCCGTGGGAGTAGGAAAGCCGCTCGAAGCAGAAGTGGTAAAGCTCATGATCATCCTGAAAATCCATGCTTTGGCACAGGGCTATTCGGGCATTGCCCTCGCCACGCTAGAGCGCATGCAATGGCTGGTGGAAAATGAGGTGCTTCCCCTCGTGCCTTCCCAAGGTTCGGTAGGGGCATCGGGCGATCTTGCGCCTCTTTCCCATTTGTTTTTGCCCCTCATCGGGCTCGGAATGGTCACTTTCGAAGGAAAAACTGTGGAGGCAAAAGAGGTGCTGGCCAAATTCGGTTTGCAGCCCATCGAGCTTTCTCCCAAAGAGGGGCTTGCCCTCATCAACGGAACGCAATTTATAGCGGCTCATGCGGTGAAGGTGGTGGAACGCTTGCACACACTTATGATGTGTGCAGATATTACCGGGGCAATGATGATAGAAGGCTTGAAAGCTTCGGTGAAGCCTTTTACGCAAGTGCTTCATGAATTAAGACCTTTTCCTGCCAACCAATATGTAGCAGGTTCTATACGCCAATTATTGCAGGGTTCGGAAATTTTAGCATCGCATGCGGGCTGTGCCAGGGTGCAAGATCCGTACAGCTTGCGTTGCATTCCTCAGGTTCATGGCGCATCGATAACTAGCTGGCTGCACCTAAAAGAAGCGGTGGAAATTGAGCTCAATTCTGTAACGGATAATCCGGTGATCATCGACCGAGCCAACACCATCAGCGGTGGCAACTTCCACGGGCAGCCTTTGGCATTGCCCATCGATTATGCCTGCTTGGCAGCTTCGGAAATAGGGAATATCTCTGACCGTAGAGTCTACCTTGCTCTCGAAGGCGATACGCCGGGCGTGCCCAAATTGCTGATGAAAGAAACGGGTACAAATTCTGGTTTTATGATTGTCCAATACACTTCCGCTGCCTTGGCAAGTGAAAACAAAGGCTTGTGTTTTCCTGCAAGTGCCGATAGTATTCCTACCTCGCTAGGGCAGGAAGACCATGTGAGCATGGGCTCGATAGGGGCAAGAAAAGCGCTTCGAGTGATTGAAAACACGGAGAGGATAGTGGGAATAGAACTTATGTGTGCTGCACAGGCTATGGACTACCACCGCCCGCTCCAGTCAGGAAAAATCATGGAAGCGGTGCATGCCCATGTGCGAAGCAAAATTCCCCACATAGAAGAGGATCAATTGATGTCAGGCTTTTTGGAGGCGGCAGTGGAAATGGTACGAAACGGAGAGCTACCCAAAATTGTCCAGTCTGTAGCTGCTCAAGAACAAATTGATTTTGAAATTCCTCATGTTTCAATTTATGAGGAGTATTAA
- the hutI gene encoding imidazolonepropionase, with product MKKLIGPFRQVLTMRHLPLHGKLADAQLEIIASAGILVEGEMIEQIGNFQTLQSSLKEGEYEQVEVPKEAVALPGLIDAHTHLCWAGSRADDYARRNGGMSYLEIAEKGGGIWSTVKKTRSASQEELVKLMLKREWEHLSQGITTIEVKSGYGLSVAEELKQLRAIKTATKHCKADLIPTCLSAHIKPKDFEGTHSEYLDTISKEVFPLLKAEGLAQRIDAFVEQGAFSSEDIAPYFELAKAEGFDLVVHADQFHVGGTEVAAKFGAKSADHLEASTDKEIEILVKSGVAAVALPGASMGLGCAFTPARKILDAGGILAIASDWNPGSAPMGDLMMQAAVLGAYEKLSNAEVLAALTYRAAHVLSLEDRGKLEQGFLADFVIYETADFQEILYQQGRMRPAQVWKMGELVMC from the coding sequence ATGAAAAAACTAATAGGTCCTTTCAGGCAAGTATTAACCATGAGGCATCTGCCGCTACATGGCAAACTGGCGGACGCTCAGCTGGAAATTATAGCAAGTGCAGGAATTTTGGTGGAGGGAGAGATGATCGAACAAATCGGTAATTTCCAAACCTTGCAGTCTTCTTTGAAAGAAGGGGAGTATGAGCAAGTCGAAGTACCAAAAGAGGCTGTTGCACTTCCCGGTTTAATCGATGCGCATACCCATCTTTGCTGGGCAGGCTCTCGCGCCGATGATTATGCTCGCAGAAATGGTGGCATGTCCTATTTGGAAATAGCTGAAAAGGGTGGTGGCATTTGGAGCACTGTCAAAAAAACACGGTCTGCAAGCCAAGAAGAGTTAGTCAAGCTGATGCTAAAGCGGGAATGGGAGCACCTTTCTCAGGGCATCACCACTATAGAAGTGAAAAGTGGCTATGGGCTATCCGTAGCCGAAGAATTGAAACAACTACGGGCTATAAAAACAGCTACCAAGCATTGCAAAGCCGATTTAATACCCACCTGCCTTTCCGCACACATCAAACCAAAAGACTTTGAGGGGACGCATTCGGAATACTTGGATACCATCAGCAAAGAGGTTTTCCCCCTTCTAAAAGCAGAAGGCTTGGCTCAGCGTATTGATGCATTTGTGGAGCAAGGGGCTTTTTCCTCCGAAGACATCGCTCCATATTTTGAACTAGCAAAAGCTGAAGGGTTTGACTTGGTGGTGCATGCTGACCAATTTCATGTGGGCGGAACGGAAGTAGCAGCCAAGTTTGGGGCAAAAAGTGCCGATCATCTGGAAGCAAGCACCGATAAGGAAATTGAGATTCTAGTAAAGTCAGGTGTAGCAGCGGTTGCCCTGCCCGGTGCATCTATGGGCTTGGGCTGTGCCTTTACCCCGGCTAGGAAAATACTGGATGCAGGAGGCATACTTGCCATCGCCAGCGATTGGAATCCGGGTTCTGCCCCCATGGGCGACCTCATGATGCAAGCAGCAGTGTTAGGGGCTTATGAAAAACTTTCCAATGCAGAGGTGCTGGCAGCTTTGACCTACCGTGCAGCACATGTGCTTAGCTTGGAAGACAGAGGCAAATTGGAACAAGGCTTTCTTGCAGACTTTGTCATTTATGAAACCGCTGATTTTCAAGAAATACTTTATCAGCAAGGCAGAATGCGACCTGCACAAGTGTGGAAAATGGGAGAGTTAGTGATGTGTTAA
- a CDS encoding urocanate hydratase: MNFKEQILQGIPATLPPKQSPDPSLSHAPKRKDILSSEEKILAIRNALRYFPKAWHAVLAEEFMEELTAYGRIYMYRFMPEYEMYARPIDEYPAKCRAAASIMLMIQNNLDPKVAQHPQELITYGGNGAVFQNWAQYLLTMQYLAEMEENQTLHMYSGHPMGLFPSSVNAPRVVVTNGMMIPNYSKPDDWERFNALGVTQYGQMTAGSYMYIGPQGIVHGTTITLMNAFRKKLGGGSPAGHVFLTSGLGGMSGAQPKAGNIVGCITVCAEVNPLAATKRHEQGWVDELINDSDALVKRVRTAQQKKETVSIAYVGNVVDVWEKFLEENIEVTIGSDQTSLHNPWSGGYYPVGLSFEKAKELMATSPSQFKEAVQLSLKKQVEAINAHSERGTYFFDYGNAFLLEASRAGAAVKGEGGKEFRYPSYVQDILGPMCFDLGFGPFRWVCTSGDPKDLRKSDQIARTVLSEIAATAPEQIQQQMKDNIQWIEEAEANQLVVGSQARILYSDTEGRTKIALAFNAAIEKGEISAPIVLGRDHHDVSGTDSPFRETSNIYDGSRFTADMAIHNVIGDGFRGATWVSIHNGGGVGWGEVINGGFGMLLDGSETASANIRNMLFFDVNNGIARRSWARNEEALFAIEREMERSPGLKVTLPKLVDDDVLKKLKI; this comes from the coding sequence ATGAACTTCAAAGAACAAATCCTTCAAGGAATACCGGCTACTTTACCACCAAAGCAAAGCCCTGATCCTTCGCTGAGCCATGCGCCCAAGCGGAAAGATATTCTATCCTCCGAAGAAAAAATATTGGCTATTCGAAATGCATTGCGCTATTTTCCCAAAGCTTGGCATGCCGTTCTTGCAGAAGAATTTATGGAGGAGCTAACCGCTTACGGTCGCATTTACATGTACCGCTTCATGCCAGAATATGAAATGTACGCTCGCCCAATTGATGAATACCCAGCCAAATGCAGGGCAGCGGCATCCATCATGTTGATGATCCAAAACAACCTCGACCCAAAAGTGGCGCAGCACCCACAAGAGTTGATTACTTACGGAGGAAATGGGGCAGTTTTCCAGAACTGGGCACAGTACCTGCTCACCATGCAGTACTTGGCGGAGATGGAGGAAAACCAGACCTTGCACATGTATTCTGGGCATCCCATGGGGCTTTTTCCATCCTCGGTAAATGCGCCCCGTGTAGTGGTGACCAACGGAATGATGATCCCCAACTATTCCAAACCGGATGATTGGGAGCGGTTCAATGCATTGGGCGTGACCCAATATGGGCAGATGACCGCAGGCTCATACATGTACATCGGTCCGCAAGGAATTGTGCACGGAACCACCATCACGTTGATGAATGCCTTTAGGAAAAAATTGGGTGGCGGATCGCCAGCGGGGCATGTTTTTTTGACATCGGGGCTGGGTGGAATGAGTGGTGCTCAGCCGAAGGCGGGGAACATCGTTGGTTGCATCACGGTCTGTGCCGAGGTGAACCCCTTGGCAGCAACCAAACGACATGAACAAGGCTGGGTAGATGAGCTCATAAATGACTCCGATGCGTTGGTTAAGCGAGTACGGACAGCGCAGCAAAAGAAGGAAACGGTGTCCATTGCCTATGTTGGAAATGTGGTGGATGTGTGGGAAAAGTTTTTGGAAGAAAACATAGAAGTAACGATTGGTTCAGACCAAACTTCCTTGCATAATCCGTGGTCGGGCGGATATTATCCGGTAGGGCTTTCTTTTGAAAAAGCCAAGGAACTTATGGCAACTTCGCCAAGCCAATTTAAAGAAGCCGTGCAGCTTTCGCTTAAAAAGCAAGTTGAGGCGATCAATGCGCATAGCGAGCGAGGAACATATTTCTTCGATTATGGGAATGCATTCTTGTTAGAAGCCTCTCGTGCTGGGGCAGCCGTGAAGGGCGAAGGAGGAAAGGAATTTAGGTATCCTTCTTATGTGCAAGACATTTTAGGACCGATGTGTTTCGACCTCGGTTTCGGACCTTTCCGCTGGGTATGCACTTCGGGCGACCCAAAAGATTTGAGGAAGTCAGACCAAATTGCAAGAACGGTTTTGAGTGAAATTGCCGCTACTGCTCCCGAGCAAATCCAGCAGCAAATGAAAGATAATATCCAATGGATTGAAGAAGCAGAAGCTAATCAGCTGGTGGTAGGTTCACAAGCACGGATTCTTTATTCTGACACCGAAGGGCGTACCAAAATTGCCCTAGCGTTCAATGCTGCTATTGAAAAAGGAGAAATTTCAGCCCCAATTGTACTCGGCAGGGATCACCACGATGTGAGCGGAACGGATTCTCCTTTTAGGGAAACCAGTAATATTTACGATGGAAGTCGCTTCACGGCAGACATGGCTATCCACAATGTAATTGGCGATGGATTCAGGGGTGCTACTTGGGTGTCTATCCACAACGGCGGCGGAGTAGGCTGGGGCGAGGTGATCAATGGAGGCTTTGGAATGTTATTAGATGGTTCAGAAACGGCAAGTGCCAACATCCGCAATATGCTGTTCTTCGATGTGAACAACGGGATTGCCCGTAGGAGCTGGGCCAGAAATGAAGAAGCACTGTTTGCTATTGAACGGGAAATGGAGCGTTCCCCAGGCTTGAAAGTAACACTTCCCAAATTAGTCGACGATGATGTACTTAAAAAGTTGAAAATCTGA
- the hutG gene encoding formimidoylglutamase, which yields MSYYSPATPEVWSGRTSGQGYYYHERITCADLETWIATEETEKPVAILGYASDEGVRRNQGRVGAKEGPAVIRERLGKFVCHAPVQKPIIDFGDVVCEGNELEKAHELVSEKVQQLLAAGCFPILLGGGHDLGYAHCRGIFEYLKAEKPTAKVGVVNLDAHFDLRAVSGERNSGTPFYQLSEEYPNIDYLCLGIQPQANDPDLFAYAHSKGHEYLTEEECKIANWKAVNERLEKFATGVEFLYLTIDLDGFSSAYAPGVSAPSPVGLEPNFARKVIEALQKTEKLISTDIVELNPLFDQDLATARLAAWLVNGLVVGNSLSPRVDPISNS from the coding sequence ATGAGCTATTATTCACCAGCAACACCTGAGGTTTGGTCGGGCAGGACAAGTGGGCAAGGGTATTATTACCACGAGCGTATTACCTGCGCTGATTTGGAAACGTGGATCGCAACTGAAGAAACTGAGAAACCAGTGGCAATTCTCGGTTATGCTTCCGACGAGGGAGTGCGGAGAAACCAAGGCAGGGTAGGGGCGAAAGAAGGACCTGCGGTGATCCGTGAGCGACTGGGAAAATTTGTTTGCCATGCCCCAGTTCAAAAGCCCATAATCGACTTTGGAGATGTAGTTTGTGAAGGGAATGAGCTGGAAAAAGCCCATGAGTTGGTAAGTGAAAAAGTACAGCAACTATTGGCTGCCGGTTGCTTTCCCATCTTGCTTGGTGGCGGGCACGATTTGGGCTATGCTCATTGCCGAGGCATCTTCGAGTATTTGAAAGCTGAAAAGCCAACTGCTAAAGTAGGGGTAGTCAATTTGGATGCTCATTTTGACCTAAGAGCTGTATCAGGCGAGCGTAACTCGGGCACGCCTTTTTACCAACTCAGCGAGGAATATCCCAACATCGATTACTTATGCCTAGGAATCCAGCCCCAAGCCAACGATCCTGATTTGTTTGCCTATGCTCACTCAAAAGGCCATGAATACTTGACGGAAGAGGAGTGTAAAATAGCCAATTGGAAAGCAGTCAACGAAAGGCTAGAGAAGTTTGCCACAGGGGTAGAGTTTCTGTACCTCACCATCGATTTAGACGGATTTTCCTCTGCTTATGCTCCTGGGGTAAGTGCGCCCTCACCCGTAGGCTTGGAACCTAACTTTGCCAGAAAAGTCATTGAAGCTTTGCAAAAGACAGAAAAGCTCATAAGTACAGACATCGTTGAATTAAACCCACTTTTTGATCAGGATTTGGCAACAGCTCGCCTTGCAGCTTGGTTGGTGAATGGGTTGGTGGTGGGAAATAGTCTATCTCCTAGGGTAGATCCTATCTCGAATTCCTAG
- a CDS encoding acyltransferase has protein sequence MKQRLRELDFLRGLAIILVLSGHFGPNKWLKTMGWIGVDLFFVLSGFFISQLLFKEYDKYGNIDFPRFLIRRGFKIYPIYYLTYSLYFILLIDLDRFAFVPFLGDMFFLQNYISAWGWAYGASWSLAVEEHFYFGIAFVFWKGISTGFLKQLIEKKQDRYLKRVLAFSFLLMLFFIMLRVASNLLYPEQWARNTTMTHLRIDSLLTGVLVSYLYYFKKEPFRAFIKKHKYLLIILAVSGFSWTGFINRDYSFFVKTVGFSLLYISFSIVLSFFLLTPNINSYLDKFLSRKLVDAVSKVGLFSYSIYIIHSLVNICVSDIQVKYDLYYNDYLYFVLTSSISISLGMFMTYKIEGYFLGIRDRIYPRR, from the coding sequence ATGAAACAACGGCTTAGGGAACTTGATTTTTTAAGGGGGCTGGCAATTATCTTAGTTCTCAGCGGACATTTTGGACCAAACAAATGGCTGAAGACAATGGGCTGGATTGGGGTAGATCTCTTCTTTGTTTTAAGTGGTTTTTTCATTTCCCAATTGCTGTTCAAAGAATATGACAAATACGGGAATATTGATTTTCCTAGGTTTCTTATTCGACGTGGTTTTAAAATCTATCCCATTTATTACCTCACCTACAGCCTCTATTTTATTTTACTTATAGACCTCGACCGCTTCGCTTTCGTCCCATTTTTAGGGGACATGTTCTTTCTGCAAAATTATATTTCGGCTTGGGGCTGGGCATACGGGGCAAGTTGGTCATTAGCTGTAGAAGAACATTTTTATTTTGGTATAGCCTTCGTTTTTTGGAAAGGAATCAGTACTGGTTTTTTAAAACAGCTCATTGAAAAAAAACAAGATCGGTACCTGAAAAGGGTTTTAGCATTCTCCTTTTTACTAATGTTGTTTTTTATAATGCTGAGGGTGGCAAGCAACCTTTTGTACCCCGAGCAGTGGGCAAGAAACACAACCATGACCCACCTCAGGATCGATTCGTTACTGACAGGAGTCCTCGTTTCTTATCTTTATTATTTTAAAAAAGAACCGTTTAGGGCATTTATAAAAAAGCACAAATACCTACTCATCATACTAGCGGTTTCAGGTTTTTCTTGGACAGGATTTATCAACCGAGACTATTCTTTCTTTGTGAAAACCGTAGGCTTTAGCCTGCTTTATATTTCATTTTCCATCGTACTTTCCTTCTTCCTGCTCACGCCCAATATCAACAGCTACTTGGACAAATTTCTCTCCCGAAAGCTGGTAGATGCTGTAAGCAAGGTTGGTTTATTTTCCTACTCTATTTATATCATTCACAGCCTTGTAAATATTTGCGTGTCGGATATTCAGGTAAAATACGATTTGTATTATAATGATTACCTGTATTTCGTCCTTACTTCTTCTATCAGCATTTCATTAGGCATGTTTATGACCTATAAAATTGAAGGGTATTTTCTAGGAATTCGAGATAGGATCTACCCTAGGAGATAG
- a CDS encoding ATP-binding cassette domain-containing protein, with product MISTNNISLQYGKRVLFDEVNIKFVPGNCYGVIGANGAGKSTFLKILSGEIDPNSGSVTIEPGKRMAVLSQNHFAFDETPVLQTVIMGHKVLWEVMQEKDAIYAKPDFSEADGHRASELEAEFADMDGWNAESDAAALLSGLGIAEEKHEKLVKDLTGSEKVRVLLAQALFGNPDILILDEPTNDLDVQTISWLEDYLLDFKNTLIVVSHDRHFLDTVCTHVVDIDFKQVKLFTGNYTFWYESSQLALSQRSAANKKAEDKKKELQEFIARFSANASKSKQATGRKKLLEKINLEDIQPSSRKYPAIIFNQNREAGDQILEMHDFSKKGEKGYLFKNLDLFVNKGDKIAVVSNDSLAVTTFFQVLMEEKEADEGEFKFGPTITKAYLPNDNSSYFESDDNLIDWLREYSEGEKDEAYIRGFLGKMLFSGQESLKKCNVLSGGEKVRCMVSRMMLQGANLLILDEPTNHLDLESITAFNNSLEEFPGTVLFTSHDHTFTQTIANRVLELRPDGFTDFLGTYDEFLEKKKLEAAK from the coding sequence ATGATTTCAACAAATAATATCTCCCTCCAGTACGGTAAACGTGTGCTGTTTGATGAAGTAAATATCAAATTTGTCCCGGGCAATTGTTATGGAGTAATTGGTGCCAATGGTGCTGGAAAATCTACGTTCCTCAAAATTTTATCGGGTGAGATCGATCCTAACTCGGGTTCGGTCACGATAGAGCCGGGTAAAAGGATGGCGGTGCTTTCGCAAAACCATTTTGCCTTTGACGAAACTCCTGTTTTGCAGACGGTGATTATGGGCCACAAGGTGCTTTGGGAGGTGATGCAGGAAAAAGATGCGATCTATGCTAAGCCTGATTTCTCGGAAGCGGATGGTCATCGTGCCTCGGAGCTAGAAGCGGAGTTTGCCGACATGGACGGTTGGAATGCTGAATCTGATGCAGCAGCGCTCCTTAGCGGGCTGGGAATTGCCGAAGAGAAGCATGAAAAATTGGTAAAAGACCTCACCGGTAGCGAAAAAGTAAGGGTACTTCTTGCCCAAGCGTTGTTTGGCAACCCGGATATCCTTATCCTCGATGAGCCTACCAACGACTTGGACGTTCAGACCATTTCTTGGTTGGAAGATTACCTGTTGGATTTCAAAAATACCTTGATAGTGGTGAGTCACGACCGTCACTTCTTAGATACGGTGTGTACCCACGTGGTCGATATCGATTTCAAACAAGTGAAGCTTTTCACGGGTAACTATACGTTCTGGTACGAGTCTAGCCAGTTGGCGCTCTCTCAGCGTTCGGCTGCCAACAAAAAAGCAGAGGACAAGAAGAAAGAACTTCAGGAATTTATTGCCAGGTTTAGTGCCAATGCTTCTAAGTCGAAGCAAGCGACGGGAAGGAAAAAGTTGTTGGAAAAAATCAACTTGGAAGATATTCAGCCTTCTAGTAGGAAATATCCAGCCATTATTTTCAACCAAAATAGGGAAGCTGGTGACCAGATCCTCGAAATGCACGATTTCAGCAAAAAAGGGGAGAAAGGCTATCTTTTTAAAAACCTAGATTTGTTTGTGAACAAAGGTGATAAGATTGCCGTGGTGAGTAATGACAGCTTGGCGGTAACTACTTTTTTCCAAGTGTTGATGGAAGAAAAAGAAGCTGACGAAGGCGAGTTCAAATTTGGACCGACTATTACCAAAGCCTATTTGCCTAACGATAACTCTTCTTACTTCGAATCGGACGACAACCTCATCGATTGGTTGAGAGAATACTCGGAAGGTGAAAAAGACGAAGCGTATATCCGTGGATTTTTGGGTAAAATGCTTTTCTCAGGGCAAGAGTCGTTGAAGAAATGTAATGTGCTTTCTGGAGGGGAAAAGGTGAGGTGTATGGTCTCTAGGATGATGTTGCAAGGAGCAAATTTACTCATCTTAGACGAACCTACTAACCACCTTGATTTGGAATCTATCACTGCATTCAACAACTCTTTGGAAGAATTTCCAGGTACGGTTTTGTTCACTTCGCATGACCACACCTTTACGCAAACCATTGCCAACCGAGTGCTTGAGTTGAGACCAGACGGTTTCACCGATTTCCTAGGCACGTACGATGAGTTTTTGGAAAAAAAGAAACTAGAAGCAGCGAAGTAG
- a CDS encoding ATP-binding cassette domain-containing protein: MNKLNITFPPTDSEKAAIGFEVSAGQHWYLSSDSGLFVTNLFEWLEGKKFLPHTLISLEENGHLHKGLLFVKKFIKTVRFSTNYGQTGEYYQQRYQATDNEDIIELRDFLDVENNAFMAKMLRLMGLDKLMQESLNMLSTGEYKKACIIKAALLNPQIMFIEDPNPGLDREGRALVNQLLSHIADEGTTIVTVGSGEKAPPFATHCMLIQQEKVIYSGIKKGFPTQNQIEVPAISFPIPEQRNRPFTHALKLVDVNVKYQDRLILDGVNWSVAKGEKWQLMGNNGAGKSLLLSLVYADNPQAYSNNISIFDRKRGTGETIWDIKESIGYYSSEMFRYFNKSLTVEKSLQTLIFHPYKKRILTSEEQQFQEDLLQLFDLSDKRQKTLHELSAANQRVAVLIGVLLKNAPLLILDEPCQHFDQQLTKKFLALIDKYAKDRTLIFVTHDPTELPVCINKRYLVEEGRGTDWIKKTMTSL, encoded by the coding sequence ATGAACAAACTCAACATAACTTTTCCCCCAACTGATTCGGAAAAAGCAGCTATCGGCTTTGAGGTTTCGGCTGGTCAGCATTGGTACTTATCTTCCGATTCGGGCTTATTTGTCACCAACCTTTTTGAGTGGCTGGAGGGGAAGAAGTTCTTGCCTCATACCCTTATTTCCTTGGAAGAAAATGGGCATTTGCACAAGGGGCTTTTGTTCGTTAAAAAATTCATTAAAACCGTTCGCTTTTCCACAAACTACGGGCAAACGGGCGAGTATTACCAACAACGATATCAGGCAACCGATAACGAAGACATTATTGAGTTGAGGGACTTTTTGGATGTAGAAAATAATGCTTTCATGGCCAAAATGCTTCGGCTTATGGGACTCGACAAGCTGATGCAGGAATCGCTAAATATGCTTTCAACTGGGGAATACAAAAAGGCGTGTATCATAAAAGCAGCGCTGTTGAATCCTCAAATCATGTTTATTGAGGATCCTAACCCAGGGTTAGATCGGGAAGGGCGCGCACTTGTCAATCAACTTCTCTCGCACATAGCGGACGAGGGCACAACCATTGTGACGGTGGGCTCGGGAGAAAAAGCACCTCCGTTCGCTACGCATTGCATGCTTATCCAACAAGAGAAGGTCATTTATTCGGGGATCAAAAAAGGTTTTCCTACTCAAAACCAAATAGAAGTTCCAGCCATCTCATTTCCAATACCCGAACAGCGTAACCGACCTTTCACCCATGCACTCAAACTGGTAGATGTGAATGTGAAGTACCAAGACCGATTAATTTTAGATGGGGTAAACTGGAGCGTAGCCAAAGGAGAGAAATGGCAACTGATGGGGAATAATGGGGCTGGTAAGTCATTGCTACTTAGCTTGGTGTATGCCGACAACCCTCAAGCCTACAGCAATAATATCTCAATTTTCGATCGGAAAAGAGGGACTGGGGAAACCATTTGGGACATAAAGGAAAGCATCGGTTATTATTCATCGGAAATGTTCCGCTATTTCAACAAGTCGCTGACGGTGGAAAAGAGCCTCCAAACCCTTATTTTCCACCCCTACAAAAAGCGAATATTGACTTCTGAAGAACAGCAGTTTCAGGAAGACCTGTTACAATTATTTGATCTATCGGACAAAAGGCAGAAAACCCTGCACGAGCTTTCGGCGGCAAACCAGCGAGTGGCAGTATTGATAGGTGTACTCCTCAAAAATGCTCCACTCCTCATTCTCGACGAACCTTGCCAGCACTTTGACCAACAACTAACAAAGAAATTCCTCGCACTCATTGATAAGTATGCGAAGGATAGAACACTGATTTTTGTAACGCACGACCCTACCGAACTACCTGTGTGCATAAACAAACGATATTTGGTTGAGGAAGGGAGGGGCACTGATTGGATAAAAAAAACGATGACATCGCTTTGA